GACGGATGGCGATTGCCGGCTGGTGGCGCAGGCGGACCACATTCCCGTGCATGTCGGCGCCATGCCCTTCGCGGCGAAGGCGGTGCGGGACGCGTTTGGCGAGCGGATGAAGCCGGGCGACGTGTTTCTCCTGAACGACCCCTGGCATGGCGGTTCGCATCTGCCGGATCTGACGATCGTCGTGCCCGTCTTTGAAGGTGGGCAGATTCGGTTCTTCTCCGTGGTTCGCGCGCATCAGAGCGACATCGGCGGCGGCACGCATGGCGGCTACAACCCGGGCGCCACGGAGATCTGGCAGGAAGGGCTGCGCATCCCGCCCATCCTGCTCGGCGAACATGGCGCGATGCGCGAGGACCTGGTCGCGATGCTGGCGCTCAATACGCGCATCAACCGGGATTTCCGGGGCGATCTCGCGGCGATGCTGGGCGCGGCCAAGCTCGGCGCCAACCGGCTGAATGACCTGCTGGCGCAGCATGGTGGCGCGGGACTGATGGCGGCGGTGGAGACCATCCTCGAGCTCTCGCACGCCCATACGCGGCGCATCCTGGAAGCCTGGCCGGATGGCACCTGGACCGGCACGGCGCTGCTGGATGATGACGGCCATGGGAACGAGAACATCGCCATCCGCGCCACCTGCACCAAGCAGGGCGGCACCCTGACCGTGGATCTGAGCGCCAGCGACGACCAGGTGCCGGGCTTCGTGAATTCCTCCTACCCGAACATGTTCTCGGCGGTCTGCATGGCCTTCGCCTATCTGTTGGATGCGGATGTGCAGAAGAACGAGGGGGCGTTTCGCGCGCTGCGCGTCGTGGCGCGCGAGGGCAGCGTGGTCTGGGCGCGGGAGGGCGCGGCGGTCACCCTCTGCACCAGCCATTGCAGCAATGAGATCGTGGAGGCGATCATGCGCGCCATGCAGCATGCCTGCCCCGAGCGCGCGATGGGCGGCTGGGGGCGGCGCTTCCGCATCGCCATCACGGGGCGCGACGCGCGCCGTCCGGAGCGGAAATTCGTCTGGCACCTGTTTCATGCGCGGCCCGGCGGCGGCGGGCATGCGAAGGGCGATGGCTGGTCCACCGCCGGCGAGTGGCATTCGGCAGGCGGTTTGAAATTCGGCAGCGTCGAGATGGCCGAGGCGCGCTTCCCGCTGCATTTCCGCCGCCATGAATTCTGCGCGGGCACGGCGGGCCCCGGCCAGTTCCGCGGCGGCCATGGCGCAGAGCTGGAGCTGGTGCTGGAGAGCGACGGCCCCGCGCGCGGCAACACCGCGGGCGATGGCGCTCGGCATGGCAGCGCGGGCATGTGCGGCGGCCAGGACAGCGCGCCACACCGCTACGCGCTGCGCCACGCCGATGGCACGGAGCGCCTGCTCAGGACGAAGGAGGTGGGCGTGGAGATCCAGCCCGGCGAGGTGCTGCACATCCGCTCGGCCGGCGGCGGCGGCTGGGGCGACCCGGCGCAACGCGACCCCGCGCTGATCGCGCGCGATATCGAGGAAGGGCTTGCTGCGCCGCCGATTCACGCCCTGGGCGAGGTGGCCCCTGGCGATCGGAGGCAATCCTGATGCGCTACACCATCGGCGTCGATGTCGGCGGCACCTTCACGGATGTGGTCGGCGTGGATGAGGAGGGCCGCGAATTCCTCGCCAAGGCGCCCAGCACCCCGCAGGATCAGAGCGAGGGTGTGGTGGATGGCCTCTCCAACCTCGCCGCCGCCATTGGCCTGACGCTGGCGGAGCTGCTGGAGACGACGACGCGCATCGTCCATGGCACCACCGTCGCCACCAATGCGCTGCTGGAGCGGCGCGGGGCGAAGGCTGCGATGCTCACCACGGAAGGCCATCGCGATGTGACGGCGATGCGCGAGGGGCTGAAGCCCGCGCGCTACGACCTGCGCCTGCCGCAGCCGCCCGCGCTTATTCCCCGCCAGCTCCGCCTGCCGGTGCGCGAGCGGCTGCGCGCCGATGGCCGCGTGGACATCCCGCTGGATGCGGCGAGCCTGGAATCAGCCATCGCCACCCTGCGCGCGGCCGAGGTGGAATCGGTCGCCATCTGCTTCCTCCATTCCTGGGCGGCGCCCCAGCATGAGCATGCCGCGGCGGAAGCGGTGCGGGCGGCGCTGCCCGGCGTCTTCGTCACCTGCTCGGCCGATGTGCTGCCGCAGATCAAGGAGTTCGAGCGCTTCTCGACCACGGCGGTGAACGCCTATGTCGGCCCCGTCGTCTCCCGCTACCTGACGCGGCTGGAGGCACGGCTGCGCGCGGCCGGCTACGTGCAGCCGGTCTTCGTCATCCTCTCGCATGGCGGCATGGCCCCGATCGCGGAGGCCGCGCGGCTCGCCGTCGGGACCGCGCTCTCGGGCCCGGCGGGCGGTGTGGCTGCGGCCGTGGCGTTGGCAAAGCGCGGGATGGGGGGGCAGCTGGTCACGCTCGACATGGGCGGCACCTCCACCGACATCGCGCTGATCCAGGACGGCGCCGCCACGCTCGGGCGCGGGCGGGAGGTGGGCGGCGAGCGCATCGCGCTGGACAGCCTCGACATCATCACGCTGGGCGCCGGCGGCGGCTCCATCGCGCATCTGGGCGCGCGCGGCACGCTGGAGGTCGGGCCGCAATCCGCCGGCGCGCGGCCTGGCCCCGCCTGCTACGGGCATGGCGGCACCGAGCCCACGGTCACGGATGCGAACCTGGCACTGGGCTATCTCGACGCCACGCGCTTCCTGGGAGGTGCCAGGCTACTGGATGCGGCGGCCTCCGAGCGCGCCATCGCGGCGTTGGCGGGCAAGCTCCAACTCTCGACCGAGGCGACGGCGCTTGGCATCCATCGCCTGGTGAATGCGCGCATGGCCGATGGCGTGCGGGTGGCCACCGTCCGGCGCGGCGTGGACCCGCGCGGCGCCACGCTGCTCGCCTTCGGCGGCGCGGCCGGGCTGCATGCAAGCGCGGTGGCACGGGATCTCGGCATGGCGCGCATCGCCGTCCCGCTCTTCGCCGCGGGGCTCTCCGCCTGGGGCATGCTGCAGACGGAACTGCGGCACGAGATCGCGCGCAGCGTCGTCAGCGCCACCGCCATGCCGGGGGATGCGGCGCTCGCCGCGCTTTTCGACGGGTTGGAGGAAGAAGCCCGCGCGCAACTCGCCCAATGGTTCCAGGGCCAGGTGCGCGCCCACCGCGCGGCCGACCTCCGCTATGGCGAGCAGGTCTTCGAGATCACGGTGAAC
This region of Sediminicoccus rosea genomic DNA includes:
- a CDS encoding hydantoinase B/oxoprolinase family protein, whose translation is MDPVTLAVLSARFTAIVEEMGEGLLRTAYSQILNSSRDFSIAVTDGDCRLVAQADHIPVHVGAMPFAAKAVRDAFGERMKPGDVFLLNDPWHGGSHLPDLTIVVPVFEGGQIRFFSVVRAHQSDIGGGTHGGYNPGATEIWQEGLRIPPILLGEHGAMREDLVAMLALNTRINRDFRGDLAAMLGAAKLGANRLNDLLAQHGGAGLMAAVETILELSHAHTRRILEAWPDGTWTGTALLDDDGHGNENIAIRATCTKQGGTLTVDLSASDDQVPGFVNSSYPNMFSAVCMAFAYLLDADVQKNEGAFRALRVVAREGSVVWAREGAAVTLCTSHCSNEIVEAIMRAMQHACPERAMGGWGRRFRIAITGRDARRPERKFVWHLFHARPGGGGHAKGDGWSTAGEWHSAGGLKFGSVEMAEARFPLHFRRHEFCAGTAGPGQFRGGHGAELELVLESDGPARGNTAGDGARHGSAGMCGGQDSAPHRYALRHADGTERLLRTKEVGVEIQPGEVLHIRSAGGGGWGDPAQRDPALIARDIEEGLAAPPIHALGEVAPGDRRQS
- a CDS encoding hydantoinase/oxoprolinase family protein yields the protein MRYTIGVDVGGTFTDVVGVDEEGREFLAKAPSTPQDQSEGVVDGLSNLAAAIGLTLAELLETTTRIVHGTTVATNALLERRGAKAAMLTTEGHRDVTAMREGLKPARYDLRLPQPPALIPRQLRLPVRERLRADGRVDIPLDAASLESAIATLRAAEVESVAICFLHSWAAPQHEHAAAEAVRAALPGVFVTCSADVLPQIKEFERFSTTAVNAYVGPVVSRYLTRLEARLRAAGYVQPVFVILSHGGMAPIAEAARLAVGTALSGPAGGVAAAVALAKRGMGGQLVTLDMGGTSTDIALIQDGAATLGRGREVGGERIALDSLDIITLGAGGGSIAHLGARGTLEVGPQSAGARPGPACYGHGGTEPTVTDANLALGYLDATRFLGGARLLDAAASERAIAALAGKLQLSTEATALGIHRLVNARMADGVRVATVRRGVDPRGATLLAFGGAAGLHASAVARDLGMARIAVPLFAAGLSAWGMLQTELRHEIARSVVSATAMPGDAALAALFDGLEEEARAQLAQWFQGQVRAHRAADLRYGEQVFEITVNLDGVPMTQAGLREAFHARHRALFTYDLPEEEVVLVTARAAAAGLLPPLPQRPAGAAQPAAPLGTRRALLEDGWMDLPVWDFAALAGGQAVAGPAIIESATTTILLLPGDQAAMDARGWLTIAL